The following nucleotide sequence is from Bradyrhizobium roseum.
GAAGCGGTCGAACGGTCCGCCGCTACGCGATGCGCAGATGATGGCCAGGGGAACGCCGATCGCCAGCGCGCCGACCTGCGCCAGCAGCATCAGCTCGATCGATACCGGCAGCCGCTCGGTGACCGCCTGCAGCACCGTCTGGCCGGTGCGGAACGAACGGCCGAAATCACCCTGCATCACATGGCCGAGCCAGCTCAGATAGCGCCACCAGATCGGCTGGTCCAACCCCATGTCACGACGCAACGCCGCCACGTTCTCAGGCGTCGCCTGATCGCCGAGGATCGTGTAGGCGAGATCGCCCGGCAGCAGCGACGCGATGGAGAACGTCAGCAGCGAAACCGCAATCAGCACCGGCACCAAATACAGGAGCCGTCGTGCAACGAAGAACGCCATGGGCGGCTATTCCTTCCAGGCGCGCGATACGTCGATCACCCCGCTATACATCTTGGGCAGACCCTTCAGCTTCGCGCTGGATATCGCATAGTAGGTGTTCTGGAAGGTCCAGAACCAGATCGCCTCCTTGTTGATCAGCCGGGAGATTGCGCAATAGTCGTCGATACGCTGGGCCTGATCCGGCGTGTTGCGGGCATGATCGAGCAGCTTGTCGAGCTCCGGATTGGAGTAGTTGGCAAGCGCCACCGGGCTTCCGGTCTTGAAGTTGGAGTACATCTGCGTATCGGGATCGGCCAGATCGACGATGCGCCACGGCGTCAACTGGAACTGGCGCATGAAGGCGCGCGGCGGAATCGTGGCCTGGTCGACCTGCTCGATCTCCATGTTGATGCCGGCCCGCTTCCACAATTGCTGCAGCACCTGGCCAACGGTCCGCCCACGGGGCGTCGCCGTGACAAGCATCTTGAACTCGACGGGCTTGCCGTAATCCTTGATCAGGGCCTTGGCCTTCTCGAGGTCTTCAGGAAGTGCGCCGTCGTCCTTGCACTTGACCCAGGAGCCATCGCCATAGGGATTGCTGGCCGGCCTGGCGAGACCATTGGTAATCGCCTGCGACATCTTCTTGCGGTCGAGCGACATGACCACCGCCTGGCGAACGCGCACGTCGTCGAACGGCGGCGTCTTGGTGTTCATGGCATAGACCGCAGCCCCCGAGCCGACGTAGCTGTGCACGGTGAGCTTGGAGTCTTTCTGCGCCTTCTGGATGTTGTCGGCGGAATATTCGTCGTCCCAGATCAGGTCGACCTCGCCGGATTGCAGGCTCGCGAATCGCGACTGCGCGTCGGGCAGCGGCTTCAGCGTGATGCGGTCCAAATATACCTTGTCCTTGTCCCAGTAGTCCGGGTTCTTCTCCAGGATCATGCGATCGCCGGCGGTCCAGGATTTCAGGATGTAGGGACCGGTGCCGACGGGATTGCGGTTGTATTCGTCGCCCTTGGCCTTCCAGGCTGTCGGCGAGTGAACGGCCTGGTTCTGGCTCGCGTAGGAGATAATTGCGGGGAAGTTTACCGATGGGTCGTTGAGATTAAAGACGAGTGTCAGTTCGTCGGGCGCCTGCACGTCCTTGATGGCAGAAATATAGAAGGCGCAACGGCACTTGTTGGCAGGATCCTTCTGCCGGTCGAAGTTGGCCTTGTAGGCTTCCGCATTGAAGGGCGTACCGTCGTGGAATTTGACCCCGGGACGCAGCTTGAAGGTCCAGGTCTTGAAGTCGTCCGAGTGAGACCAGGACAGCGCGAGCTTGGGCTGCGGCTTGCTGTTGGCGTCGAGCGTGGTGAGCGTGTCGAAGATCGCGGAGGATGCCGTCAATGCCGCCGTGTCGTAGACGCCGACCTTCAGCGGATCGAAGCCGGGAATATCGAGTTCGAGGCCGACGGTGATGCTGCCACCCGCCTTCTGCGCGCTGGCAGGCATGACGGACAAGGCCACACCAAATCCCGCCACAAGAAATATGCGCGCGAGCGCGCTCGAACGGTTGGCCGCCTTCATGGATATTCCCTCCGATGTGTCGTCCGTCCGGTATTCCGGATCGTGATCGCTACGGTAAGATTGTCTGGAATTTCCGTCGCGGGCAAGGCCGTTTACAGGCTGCGGATGAAAACGCCGCCGCAGCCTGATGTTTCGCTATGCGGAGCGCGCCGTCAGCCGCGCGCGGTAACCGCCGCCTTGCCGGCGAAGGCTGCGATTTCGTCTTCCGACAAACCGGTCTCTTTCAGGTAGGCGCGCGTATGTTCGCCGAGCGTCGACATGCGCGGGGCCGCCGATACCTTGGCCCCCGACATGCGGAACGGCAAGTTGAGTACCTTGAAGGTGCCGCCGCCGTCCTCGACCTCGGTCAATGCGCCTCGATGAGCGATCTGCGGATCGCCGAGCGCCTCGGCGACGGTGCGGTAGGCCGACGAAGGCACGCCGCGCGCGTTGAGCGCGGCGAGGCACTGCGCGGTGGTGACGGTGCGCGACCACGCCTCGACGCCTTCGATCAGGCTCACCCAGTTGTCGCGGCGGTCGGCATATTTCGCAAAGCGCGGGTCGCTCACCCATTCCGGGTGACCGATCACCTGCATCAGGCTCTGGAAAGTCTTCTCGCTGGCGATCGCCATCATCACATAGCCGTCGGTCGTCTCGATCGGGCCGAACATCGGCCGTTGCGTCGGCCTCACCTCGAATTGCGACCACTGCAGTTCGTTCAGCGTCAGGCTCAGCATCGATTCCAGCATGGAGACGTCGATGTGCTGGCCCTGCCCGGTCGCGTTGCGCTGATAGAGCGCCGCCGAGACGGCGCCGAAGGCGTAAACGCCGGTGAGCACGTCGGCGTGATAGATGCCGCAATAGTCCGGCCGGCTGCGGCCCGGCTGGTACGCCAGGTGCGCCATCTCGTAGCCAGAAGCCGCATGGATCACCGGCGCATAGGCCGGCAGTTCCGCCGACGGCCCGGTCTGGCCATATCCGGAGATTGAGCAATAGATCAGTTTGGGGTTGGCCTCATGCAACGAGGCATAATCGAGCTTCAATCGCCGCATCACGCCGGGCCGGAAATTCTCCACCAACACGTCCGCGGTTGCGACCAGCCGGCGGATCGCCTCCAGCCCCTTGGGCGACTTCAAATCCAGCACCAGGCTGTTCTTGCCGACGTTGAGCTGGCCGAAAGCAGTCGAGCAGTTATTCCGGACCGGCGGGCGGGTCCGCATCGTCTCGCCTTCCTCGCTTTCGATCTTGACGACCTCTGCTCCCATATCGGCAAGCATTCGTGTACAATGCGGGCCGGCGATGGTGGTCGAGAAATCGAGGACGCGCAGACCGGCGAAGCAGCCTGTCAAATTCCTCTGATCATTGCCGGCTATGTTCATTTCGTAACGCTCCTTCGGCCTTTGCGGCCCTTGGTCTTGTTGGCGGTCGTGACCCTAAATTGCGCGCCATCGACAGGGAAGTCATTCGCTTAGGAACCGACCGCACGGAGCGCGCGTTACATCGATGGGAAGTTGGACCCGTTCTTGCATCGGGTTCTTCAGACGTAGTTTCCCTTGGTTTCCTTACGGCGGCTGCGAGGACGTTTCCCTTGAGGGTCTTGTTCGTTACCACGGAAATGGATGATTTCATCCGGGTTGGCGGTCTCGCGGCAGTTTCCGCCGCACTACCCAGAGCCTTACGGCGCTGGAGCGATGTCCGGATCATGCTGCCGGGATACCGGGACGTCGTTGAGCAGCTCACACACGTTGAAATCGTTGGCGAATGTCCTGCTTTGGCGGAGATGCCGTCCTGCCTTCTAGGGCGGGCGTCCACCCAGGATGGACTGCCGGTCTACGTGCTGCTGTGCCCACAACTCTACGATCGGCCGGGCAATCCCTATGGCGACGAATCAGGGCAGGACTGGCCGGACAACGATGTCAGGTTCGGCCGTTTCGCTTCTGCGGCGGCCGAACTTGCCGCAGGCAATCTGGACAAGAATTGGGCAGCGGACCTCGTCCATGCCAACGACTGGCAGGCCGCGCTGGCGCCCGCCTATCTGGCGTGGCGCGGCTCGAAAGTTCCCTCCCTCCTGACCATCCATAACCTGGCCTACCAAGGTCTGTTCCCGCCGGACTCGCTGCGGCGGATTGGAGCGCCGGAAAGTTCCTTCCATATCGAGGGGCTGGAATTCTACGACCACGTATCGTTTCTGAAGGGCGGCCTGGTCTACGCCTCGCACCTGACCACCGTCAGCGCCACCTATGCCAAGGAGATCACGACCCGCGAACTGGGCTGCGGCCTCGAAGGCCTGCTGCAGCGCCGCTCCAACGCATTGGAACTGACCGGCATCCTCAACGGCATCGACGAAAGCTGGGATCCCAGCGCCTGTGCGCAACTGGCGCAGACGTTTGCCCCGGGGGACTGGGAGGGCAAGCAGGCGAACGCCGATTACGTCCGCAAGCAGTTCGGCCTGGCGCTGTCGCGCGGTCCGCTATTCGGCCTCGTCGCCCGGCTGGTGCACCAGAAAGGCGTCGACCTCGTGCTGTCCGCCGCCGACGAAATCATCGAGGCCGGCGGCCAGATCGTGGTGACCGGAAGCGGCGAGCCGCAGATCGAACAGGCACTGGTCGATGCGCACCGCCGCAGACCCGACGCGATCGGCGTTGTGATCGGCTTCAACGACGCGCAAGCACGGCGGATCTTCGCGGGCAGCGACTTTACGCTGATGCCGTCGCGGTTCGAACCGTGCGGGTTGAGCCAGATGTACGCGCAGCGGTTTGGGTCGCTGCCGATCGGGCACCAGACCGGCGGGCTGGCGGAGACCATCAAGGATGGCGAAACCGGCTTCCTGTTTTCAAAACCCTCAACGGAGTCCTTCCTCGGCGGCGTCAGACGTGCATTCGACGCCTTCGGGGCCAAGGACCGCCTCGATGCGATGCGGCGTAGTGCAATGGCGCGATCATTCAGCTGGGATCTGTCGGCAGCCTGTTACAGCGCGCTGTATCGCAAGACGATCGCGCCTTCCATCATCGCTTGATACGTCTATTCCGGTGTCCGCCGCGTCTCCGGCATGAACAGCCAGATCACCGTCAGGCCGAGCGCTGCGATGCAGGCCAGTCCCATGAAGGCCGTGCTGCTGCCAAAAGTATCGCTGATATAGCCGGCCAGCACCGTACTCAGCGACGCGCCGATGCCAGTCGCGGTTCCGACGATGCCCTGTGCGAGACTGAAGTGGCCGCTGCCGAATGCGACGTCAGCGACGATCAGCGGTACCATCACGCTCAGCACCGCTGCGGTAATACCGTCGAACACCTGCACCGCGACCAGAAGATAGGGATCGCTCACCACCGAGAACAGCAGACCTCGGATTGCCAGCGCGCCGAACGCCAGCAGCAGCAGTGGTCGCCTGCCCCAGGCTTGCGCCTTGCGGCCGACCGAGGGCGAGGCCAGCGCCACGATAGCCTGCGGCACGATGATACAGGCTGCGATCAGCACCGGCGCCCATTGGCTCGATCGCGTGGTGACAACGCCGGCCATCAGCGGCAGCATGGCGGCATTCGCAAGCTGGAACAGCAGCACGCCGCCGGCAAAGATCAGCAGCGGGCGCTGGCGCAGCAGGTGGAATACGCTGGTGGCTTCCTGATCGGGAACCTCGCGCACGACAGCACCGTGGCTTTGCGCCACGTCGATTTCCTGCTCGCGGATGCGCGAGAGTGCCAGCAAGGTAGGAATCACAAGCAGGAAGGTGACGATAAACACGGCCTGGTTTGACAACAGGTAACCTGTCGCCCCCATCAGCGCCGCCGCCGAACCATTGCCGAGCGACGCGAAACGCGCGTTACGTCCCAGGCGCTCTCCCATCGCCAGCGGCCCGACCAGACCAAGACTGATGGCCGCAATCGCCGGGCCCAACACGCAGCTCGCCAGCGCATGCAAAATGGCCGCTGCCGTCACCACCGGAAAGATCGGCCATAATGCATAGGCCAGCGCGGCGCAGCCGATGGCGGAGACGGCGAGGCCCGCCACCAGCCGCTCCGACCGCGCGGCATCGACGGTCGCGCCGCCCGGCATCTGGCCGAGCAGGCCGATAATGCCGCCGATCGACAGCACGAAGCCGATCTCGACCTGCGTCCATTTCTGCGTGGTCAGATAGACCGCAATGAACGGACCGAATCCGGTCTGGACGTCGGCGAGGAAGAAGACGAACCAGTCGAGGCCGCGCTGACTTTCGCGAGACGGCCTTGGCTTGCTCCCCGGCGCGGGCGGCAGCGGCACGATATTGCCTTGCCCGTCGGATCGCCCGTGGCGACCGTCGTCAATCCGATTGAACGATGGGGATGGACGGGCCACCAGGCTGCAACTCCTCATTCTTGGTGTGATCTCGGGGCAAACGCTTGGCGTTCGTCCCGATGAAACCCGCTACTCGCATTGCCGGATTGTGCTTATTTGTCGAAATCCCACGGCTGCAGACGACCGGCCGCACCAAGCACGATGACCGGCGCGTCCTCCTTGTATTCGGGCGCCGCCGAGACCTGCGCCTTGGTCAGTTCGAGCGTAATGCTGTCACGCTTGTTGGAGACGCCGCCGAAACGCAGCGCGCTCCATTCGACCACGATCTTCCGGCTGCCGACACCGAGGAAGCCGCCGAAATCGATCACCGCAGCGCGAACATTGCCTTCACGATCCACGATCGCATCGACGATGCGCCCCATACCTTCGTTAGCCGCGCTGCGAACTTCGCGGCCCAGAATGCCATGGGCATCCCGGGCGCCAATCACGGTAACCGAGGGCGGTGGTACAGGTTCCTTGGTGGCGTCAGGCGGCGCGGTTCGAGTCCCCTGTGTCGTGCCGGCGTCGTCCGCCGCTGAAGCCGCCGGGCCGCCGGCCAATCCAGCGATCAGAAACAGGATGAGAATACCTATGCGCATGAGTCCTCCTGACTTTCGAATCATGAGCCGCGCATGGCTCCTAATGCGTCAATACGATTGACACGTGAATCTGGCCGCGCGTTCGGACCACCTCGAGCGAGACTTCGTCGCCATGGCGACGGACCCGCAAGTCGACGCTGGACGGCCCAAGCCGCAGATCGCGCAACAAGACCTCATTGAGAAATTCCGGCAGATGCGGATCACGCAGACGGATCTCGCCGCGCGCGGCATCGAATTCTAGACCGAGGGCGGCTTCCAGCAGGCTGAACGGCGTAGCACTGGCCCAGGCCTGCGGCGCGCAGGCGACGGGATAGAGCACCGGTCCGCGATGCCTCTCGCGGCGGAATCCGCAGAACAATTCCGGCAGCCGTCGCAGGTCCATATAGCTCGCGGTATCGAACAGCCCCCTGAACAGATGCGCCACCGAATGCTTCAAGCCGTAGCGCGCGAAGCCGAGCGCAATCAGCGCATTGTCATGCGGCCAGATCGACCCGTCATGATAGGACATCGGGTTGTAACGCGCTTCGCCGCGCGCAACTGTGCGGATGCCCCATCCCGAGAAGAATTTCTGGCTCATCAGATCGGCCGCGACGCGCCGTGCCCGATCGGTGCTGACAATGCCGGTGAAAAGAAGCTGACCGGCATTCGAAGTCCGCACCCTGCACGGCCGCTTGGCGCCGTCGAGCGCCAGCGCGTAAGTGCCGAGTTCCTCGCACCAGAAAGCCTGCTCGAAGCGCTCGGCCAGCAGCAATGCCGCGGATTCGAGCTGGGCCGCCTGCTCGATCAATCCGAGCCGCCGGGCGCAGCGGGCTGCCAGCCGCTTGCCGGCAAAGACATATCCCTGGACTTCCGCCAACGCGATATAGCCCTCGGCGAGCTGTCCGTCGGCATGGAAGATCGCATCGAACGAATCCTTCCAGCCCTGATTGGCGAGCCCCTGCTCGGTGGCGCGCTGGTACTCGACAAACCCATCCTTGTCGGGGTCGCCGGGACCGTCGATCCATTGCAATGCGGCCTCGATCGCCGGCCACAGTTCGGCGAGCGTTTCTTCGTCACCGGTACGTTCGACATAAAGCCCGGCCAGCAGGACAAACAGCGGAGTGGAATCCACGCTGCCGTAATACTGCGCGAACGGCACCTCGCGCAGCGCGGCCATCTCTCCGCCGCGCATCTCATGCAAAATCTTGCCGGGCTCGGCGTCGGCGCGCGGATCCGTGGTCTTGGCCTGGAAGAAGGCGAGCCGGCGCAGCACCCCCTGCGCGATGCGAGGATCAATCCACAACATCTGAAGCGCCGTGATCAATCCGTCGCGGCCGAACGTGGTCGAATACCAGGGAATGCCGGCATAGGGGTATCGGCCCTGCGGCGTTTCCGTCATCAGCATGTTGAGGTCGGCCATCGCCTGGCACAGCACCTCGTTGAAAATGTCGTTCGACGTCTCGATGCTGGCCGCACCCGCCGTCGAGCGCCGCATCTCGCGCCGGTGCGCCAGCAGGCCACGAAAGAACGGCGGCGGCTTTTGCATGATCGGCTTGTTGCAGGATACCGTGACGAAGATCGCGGTCGACTCCTGCGGCGCCAACTCGAAATGAAACGTTGCCGAGTGGGTGGCGAGCCGGGTCGGCTGCGGCTCGAAATGCAGGGCCGTGATGCGGGTCTGACCGTCGAGCCCGCCATATTCGAGCACGACGTCGGCGGGGCCGAGCAGCCGGCTGGATCCTACGCCCCGGCGCGAGCGGCGCTCGCCGCGCACCTCGAACAGATCGGCGAAATCATTGTCGAACAGCAGCGTCAGGTCGAAGCTTGCCGGCCGGTCGCCGTGGTTCTGCAAGGCGATGCGCTGGTAGGCTGTGCCACGCCACAGGAAAATCGAGCGCACGATGTGCAGCGTATCTTTCTGCAGCGCCAGTCGGCCGTTGTGGTACACGTCGGAGTTGGTGAGGTCGACGGTCAGCGCCGAATTATCGTCGCGCAGATTGGAGCCGAGCAACAGCGGCTGGACCTCGTCGAGCACCATCTCCAGCCGCGCCAGATAACGGGTGTCGGCGTTGAACAGGCCATCGGGCCCGCCGGCAGAGGCGCCGATATCGCCGTGGCTGTCCAGCACAATAAATGTGTCGTCGTGCTTGAGCGAACGACGCTGCCGCGTCGCCGGGCCCGTCATCGGAATGTAGAACGGCGATTCCGTGACGTGTTCAGCATCTTCGACGCTGGCCAGGTGAGTGACTTCCGCCGTCATTTGGACCTCAAGCGATTTTCTCGCGTTGCGATTGACGCATTGGGACGCAAACGCTACCGGAGCGGATCAGGCCGCATGACTGGCGAGCCGTCCGATCTCGCGCGCAACCAGTTCGCGGTACGGCCCCCTGCCCTGCACAAGGATATCCGGCGGCCCGTCCTCGATGATCCGGCCGCCCTGCAGCACCACCACGCGATCGAAATTGCGCAAGGTCGCAAGCCGATGGGCAATCGCGATCACAGTGCGCCCGCGCATCAGCCGTGACAAGGCCTCGCGGATCGCCTCCTCCGACTCGCCGTCGAGCGCGGCGGTCGCTTCATCCAGCAGCAGGATCGGCGCATCCTTCAGGAACGCCCTGGCAATGGCGATACGCTGCCGCTGCCCGCCGGAAACCTTGATCCCGCGATCTCCGACCATGGTATCCATGCCTTCAGGAAGATTCTCGATGAAATCGCACCGCGCCGCGATCGCTGCACGCAGCACCTCGTCATCCGTCGCGTTGGGCCGTCCGTAGCGAATGTTTTCCATGATCGAGCGATGGAACAGCGAGATATCCTGCGGCACCACCGAGATCGCCTCACGCAGGCTTTGCTGCGTCACCCGCGATATATCCTGGCCGTCGATCGTAACGTTGCCGCGCTGGATATCGTAGAAGCGTTGCAGCAGCGCAAACAAGCTTGACTTGCCGCCGCCGGAATGACCGACCAGCCCGACCCGCTGTCCGGGCTGAATGCGCAGCGAAAACTTGTCGAACACCTGGGCGCCGCCCGGGTAGTGAAATGAGACATTGTTGAAGGCTACCGCAGCGCCGCTGCGGATCAGCGGCTCTGCCTCTGGGTGGTCCTTCAACTCGTGCGGCAGCAACAGGGTCGCAATGGCTTCCGTCATCCGGGCGACGTGCTGCGTGACATCGACCAATGCCACGGCCAGGTCGCGCGTCGCGCTCAGGATCGACAGGCCCAGCGTGCAGACCAAGACGACGTCGCCGGTCGTCGCACCGCCCTGCTGCCAGAGCGTGATGGCCCACGCCAGCAGCGCGATCGTCAGGACAATCGTCACGACAGCATGAAGCAAACGCAGTTTTTCGAGGTAGCGCAGGCTGCGGCCTCTGGCGTCGAGTTCCCGACCGACGGTGGCGTCGAAACGGTCATGTTCGTAGCTGAGGCCGCAAAAGGCGCGGACCAGCGGCAGGTTGCTGATGACGTCGACCATCTCGCCGTCGACTGCAGCTGCCTTGTCGGCAAACTCGTCATGCAGCGGCTTGCCCGCCGCAGCGAGGCGGAACATCGCCAGCAACATGATGCCCGCGATGACGATCAACCCGGCGGACATCGCAAGACTGACCGTGCCGATCAGGAGAATTGCCGAAACGGTGGCGATGCAGGGCGGCAATACATTCCAGACGAACATGTTCTCTACGGTGAACACCGCGTTGGAGGTCGCCGTGATTCGGCTGGTCAGCATGCCCGGCAGGCGGTCGGAGAAATAACTGGGGGCGTGGCCTGTGAGGTGGCGGAACATGTCGCGGCGTAGATCGCCGGTGACACCGACAAAGGTAAAGCTCGCTGTCCAGCTCGCAACCCGCCACAAGAGATTGTCTGCCGCGATCAGCAGCATGAGAAAACCGAATGCCAGCCATACGCCGTTGGCGTGTGATGCGCCTGCTGTCAGGCTGTCGACCAGGTTCTTCACGCCGTACTGCGTGCCCACCGAACAGGCAACTGCTGCCACGACAGCAGACACAATGATTACATGCGCCGCACGACGCCGACGCAGATAGCGCAGGACAAAAGAAAACGGACGCCGCGCATATCCAGAAAGAGTGTCCATGAGTTCCGCAAACCTGTTGAGGGTGAATGAGAATCCCTAGCGTGCATCGCACACGATGACGTGAAGAATGCCGCTTCGGGCTTCATGCGCGTGGCCATCACCCCGCAACAATTCTGCAGCATCGAGACAGCCGTACATTTGTTCGCGCGAGATGGCATGAGCAAGACAGCCATGTGGAGGAAGCAAGATGAACTAATCAAAGGAACTTCGCAGATGCGGGAACGTTCCCGCTACGGGCACGGCGGTGTCGATCGAGGGCTGAGGGCTCAGTTACCAACATTCCACACAGGAGATGCAAACATGCGCATCGCGCAGGTCGCCCCGCTCACGGAGGCTGTTCCCCCCAAATTGTACGGCGGCACCGAGCGGGTGGTGCACTGGCTTACCGAGGAACTCGTAGCGCTCGGGCATGATGTCACGCTGTTTGCCAGCGGCGATTCAATCACTTCGGCGAAGCTCGACGCCACATGGCCGAAAGCGCTGCGCCTCGATGGCTCCGTGCGCGATCCCAATGCGCTGCATATGGTGATGCTGGAGCGTGTTCGACAGAAATGCGACGATGAAGAGTTCGATTTTCTGCACTTTCATCTCGACTACTATCCATTTTCGCTGTTCTACCGGCAGCCGACGCCGTTCCTCACAACGCTGCACGGCCGGCTCGACCTGCCGGAGCACCAGCCGGTCTTCAACACTTTCTCCAAGGTTCCGGTGATCTCGATCTCCGACTCGCAGCGCCGGCCGGTACCGCAAGCCAACTGGGTGCGCACCATCCATCATGGACTGCCGGAAAATTTGTTGACGCCACGGCAGGTGCAGCCGTCCTATCTCGCCGTGCTCGGACGCATCGCCCCGGAAAAAGGCGTCGACCGCGCCATCCGGATCGCGACGCGATCCGGCATTCCGCTCAAGATCGCGGCCAAGGTCGACCGCGCTGACCAGGATTATTACGACGAGTTGATCGCTCCGATGATCAAGGCCAGTCCGCTGGTCGAATTCATCGGGGAGATCAGCGACCGCGAGAAGCCTGATTTCCTGAGTGGCGCGATCGGCCTTCTGCTGCCGATCGACTGGCCGGAGCCGTTCGGCCTTGTGATGATCGAAGCGATGGCCTGCGGCACGCCCGTGCTCGCCTATAACCGCGGATCGGTCCCCGAGATCATCGATCCCGGCCTTACCGGCTTCATCGTCGAAGACGAGACCAGCGCCGCGGCGGTGATCGACCGTCTCGCCGCGCTCGACCGGACCGCCATCCGCAAGCAGTTCGAGGCGCGCTTCACCGCGCGGCGCATGGCGCTCGATTATCTTGCGGCCTATCGCAGCCTGAAAGAGCGAGCCGAGCCGCGGATGAAACTCGTCAGCAGCGCGGAGTAGATTGCGATCAGCCCGCTTTCACCGTCATGGTGGGCCTCGTCCCGGCCATGACGGCGATTTCAACCGACCG
It contains:
- a CDS encoding glycosyltransferase family 4 protein, with protein sequence MRIAQVAPLTEAVPPKLYGGTERVVHWLTEELVALGHDVTLFASGDSITSAKLDATWPKALRLDGSVRDPNALHMVMLERVRQKCDDEEFDFLHFHLDYYPFSLFYRQPTPFLTTLHGRLDLPEHQPVFNTFSKVPVISISDSQRRPVPQANWVRTIHHGLPENLLTPRQVQPSYLAVLGRIAPEKGVDRAIRIATRSGIPLKIAAKVDRADQDYYDELIAPMIKASPLVEFIGEISDREKPDFLSGAIGLLLPIDWPEPFGLVMIEAMACGTPVLAYNRGSVPEIIDPGLTGFIVEDETSAAAVIDRLAALDRTAIRKQFEARFTARRMALDYLAAYRSLKERAEPRMKLVSSAE